A stretch of the Malus domestica chromosome 08, GDT2T_hap1 genome encodes the following:
- the LOC103441636 gene encoding uncharacterized WD repeat-containing protein C2A9.03-like isoform X2 produces MLRNLLWATSKHDVYVMQNFSVMHWSSLLRRGKEVLNVAKPVVPTEKRPGLVVRPLSRVQISTMAVKENLLVAGGFQGELICKHINQPGVAFCSKLTTDDNAITNAVDIFQNPAGSMRVMTANNDAQVRVFDVQNFTCLNCFSFDWSVNNTSVSPDGKLVAVLGDSTDCLIADAQSGKAVGSLKGHLDYCFSSAWHPNRQILATGNQDTTCRLWDIRNLSESVAVLKGRMGAIRAIKFTSDGRFMAMAEPADFVHILDTHCGYVKEQEIDLFGEIAGISFSPDTEALFVGIADRTYGSVLELDKRHRNQYLEAVF; encoded by the exons ATG CTGAGGAATCTGTTATGGGCTACATCAAAGCACGATGTATACGTTATGCAAAACTTTTCAGTAATGCATTGGTCTTCTCTACTCAGGAGAGGCAAAGAAGTACTGAACGTAGCGAAACCAGTTGTGCCTACTGAG AAAAGACCTGGGTTGGTGGTTCGTCCACTCTCTAGAGTGCAAATAAGCACTATGGCTGTGAAGGAAAATTTATTGGTTGCTGGGGGATTCCAAGGTGAACTAATCTGCAAG CACATTAATCAACCTGGAGTTGCTTTCTGCTCAAAATTAACAACAGATGACAATGCCATCACAAATGCAGTGGACATTTTCCAAAACCCCGC CGGTTCAATGAGGGTAATGACAGCAAACAATGATGCTCAAGTTAGAGTTTTTGATGTCCAGAATTTCACTTGCCTCAACTGCTTCTCGTTCGATTGGTCCGTGAAT AACACCTCTGTTAGTCCGGATGGTAAACTGGTTGCAGTACTCGGTGATAGCACGGACTGCTTGATTGCTGATGCTCAGTCTGGAAAA GCTGTCGGAAGCCTCAAAGGCCATTTGGACTATTGCTTTTCCTCGGCGTGGCATCCGAACAGACAAATTTTGGCCACCGGGAATCAAGACACCACTTGCAGGTTATGGGACATAAGGAACCTCTCAGAGTCCGTAGCCGTGTTAAAGGGAAGAATGGGAGCAATACGAGCCATAAAGTTCACTTCAGACGGTCGGTTCATGGCCATGGCTGAGCCGGCAGACTTTGTTCACATCCTGGATACCCATTGTGGGTATGTCAAGGAACAAGAGATTGACCTGTTCGGTGAAATCGCCGGAATATCCTTTAGCCCGGACACAGAAGCTCTGTTTGTTGGGATCGCTGATCGGACATATGGTAGCGTGTTGGAGTTGGACAAGAGGCATCGTAACCAGTATCTGGAAGCAGTCTTCTAG
- the LOC139198102 gene encoding uncharacterized protein — protein MERYYKRKSSSISSDNHIPNSSSPNLDSSNPIPNSSRPIPSSSNPIGGNSTPQQNGLKVDLDNLERDPGKRIPMKDYPPDIRDEVRRAYILMEPFRAKDHDFPFTLHSNKKRWFVDNWLKEFHWLEYSISKDAAFCFYCYLFKVNFEQSGSDVFTEVGFQNWKHARACFEKHVGMVGSFHNKAVEAAGNLMNQKTHIETVLVKQSEEARMAYRTCLNASIDCTKFLLRQSLSFRGHDESDTSNNRGNYLELLQFLADHDEKIKVVVLDKAPGNLKLIAPSIQKDLVHSCSIETIKTIISDMKNARFFSLLVDEARDVSIKEQMAVVLRYVDKNGKVIERFVGVQHVPNTTSNTLKESIDAFFHFNELSFSNLRGQGYDGASNMKGEFNGLKTKILNDQPCAFYIHCFAHQLQLALVAVAKNNVDVNTFFLLANNVVNNIGASCKRCDALREMKQKELMKALENDSLMTGRGLNQETSLKRSGATRWNSHYGTLISLITMFSSVVNVLEMIVDDNINDSVAEANRLLKDIQSFEFVFLLFLMKSILGITNDLSQALQKDDQEIVNAMALVNTCKEQLLYMRNDEGFDLLVDKVLSFCVQHHIEIINMDETYVAHGRSRRNTHKKTNRHRYKVELFFVVIDSQLTELNDRFNETSIELLIYLASLSPNDSFAAFDKEKLLRLAQLYPQDYTKQDLLTLEDQLDIYIHSMRSRSDFSQLQSISDLAKKMVEKRLHRVFQYVYLLIELALVLPVATASVERAFSAMNIIKSPLRNRMGDQWLNDSLVVYIEKDVFSCIDNETIMTRFQSMRSRRGQI, from the coding sequence ATGGAACGATATTACAAGCGAAAATCATCATCGATTAGTTCGGACAATCATATTCCAAATAGTTCATCTCCAAACTTGGATAGTTCCAATCCTATTCCAAACAGTTCCCGTCCAATTCCAAGTAGTTCTAATCCAATTGGGGGTAATtccactccacaacaaaatgggttAAAAGTTGATTTGGATAATCTTGAGAGAGACCCCGGAAAGAGAATTCCAATGAAGGATTATCCTCCAGATATTCGAGATGAGGTCCGAAGAGCATATATATTAATGGAGCCTTTTAGAGCTAAAGATCATGATTTTCCATTCACTTTGCATTCGAATAAAAAGCGATGGTTCGTTGATAATTGGTTAAAGGAATTTCATTGGTTGGAATATAGTATATCTAAAGATGCTGCATTTTGCTTTTATTGCTATCTATTCAAAGTCAACTTTGAACAATCAGGCAGTGACGTCTTTACTGAGGTAGGCTTTCAAAATTGGAAGCATGCAAGAGCctgttttgaaaaacatgtggGAATGGTTGGTAGCTTTCACAATAAAGCTGTTGAAGCTGCTGGTAATCTAATGAATCAAAAGACACATATTGAAACAGTTTTGGTCAAACAGTCAGAAGAAGCTCGTATGGCTTATCGCACTTGCTTGAATGCGTCAATTGATTGCACTAAGTTTTTGTTGCGACAAAGTCTTTCATTTCGTGGTCATGATGAAAGTGACACTTCAAACAATAGAGGTAACTATTTGGAGCTCTTGCAATTCCTTGCGGATCATGATGAGAAAATAAAGGTCGTTGTGTTAGATAAAGCTCCGGGAAATCTCAAGCTAATAGCTCCTTCAATTCAAAAAGATCTTGTTCATTCATGTTCTATTGAAACCATTAAAACTATCATAAGTGATATGAAGAATGCTAGGTTCTTTTCTCTATTGGTTGATGAGGCACGTGATGTTTCTATAAAGGAGCAAATGGCGGTGGTTTTGCGTTATGTGGACAAAAATGGGAAAGTCATTGAAAGGTTTGTAGGAGTTCAACATGTTCCCAACACCACTTCAAACACATTAAAGGAGTCTATTGATGCCTTCTTTCATTTCAATGAGTTGAGCTTCTCCAATTTACGAGGGCAAGGTTACGATGGTGCTAGTAATATGAAAGGTGAGTTCAATGGACTCAAGACAAAGATTTTGAATGATCAACCTTGTGCATTCTATATTCATTGCTTTGCTCATCAACTCCAATTAGCTCTTGTTGCCGTAGCAAAGAATAATGTTGATGTTAACACATTCTTTCTATTGGCTAATAATGTGGTAAATAATATTGGAGCTTCATGTAAGCGTTGTGATGCACTTAGAGAGATGAAACAAAAAGAACTTATGAAAGCTCTTGAAAATGATTCTCTTATGACGGGACGAGGCTTAAATCAAGAAACTAGTCTCAAACGTTCCGGAGCTACAAGATGGAATTCACATTATGGTACTTTAATTAGTTTGATTACTATGTTCTCATCCGTGGTCAATGTGCTTGAAATGATTGTTGATGATAATATCAATGATAGTGTGGCCGAAGCAAATAGGTTATTGAAAGACATACaatcttttgagtttgtgtttcTCTTATTTTTGATGAAATCTATATTGGGAATCACGAATGATTTATCACAAGCATTACAAAAGGATGATCAAGAgattgtgaatgcaatggctTTAGTCAACACATGTAAAGAACAACTACTCTACATGAGGAATGATGAGGGGTTTGaccttttggttgacaaagtaTTGTCATTTTGTGTCCAACATCATATTGAGATTATTAACATGGATGAGACATATGTAGCTCATGGGAGGTCGCGCCGTAATACCCACAAAAAGACCAACCGTCATCGTTACAAAGTGGAGCTCTTTTTTGTTGTCATTGATTCTCAACTTACAGAGTTAAATGATCGCTTCAATGAAACAAGTATCGAATTGCTCATTTATTTGGCTAGTTTGAGTCCAAATGATTCTTTTGCAgcttttgacaaagaaaagctacTTCGCCTTGCTCAATTGTACCCTCAGGATTATACGAAGCAAGACCTATTGACACTTGAAGATCAACTCGATATTTATATTCATTCTATGCGTTCGAGAAGTGACTTTTCTCAGTTGCAAAGCATTAGTGATCTTGCTAAGAAAATGGTGGAAAAAAGGTTACATCGAGTATTTCAATATGTGtatttacttattgaattggcTTTGGTTTTACCTGTTGCAACTGCTTCAGTTGAGAGAGCATTTTCTGCCATGAATATCATTAAGAGTCCACTCCGCAATAGAATGGGGGATCAATGGTTAAATGATagcttagttgtttatattgagaAAGATGTTTTTTCTTGTATTGACAATGAAACTATCATGACACGTTTTCAAAGTATGAGATCCCGTCGTGGACAAATTTAG
- the LOC103441636 gene encoding uncharacterized WD repeat-containing protein C2A9.03-like isoform X3 has product MQNFSVMHWSSLLRRGKEVLNVAKPVVPTEKRPGLVVRPLSRVQISTMAVKENLLVAGGFQGELICKHINQPGVAFCSKLTTDDNAITNAVDIFQNPAGSMRVMTANNDAQVRVFDVQNFTCLNCFSFDWSVNNTSVSPDGKLVAVLGDSTDCLIADAQSGKAVGSLKGHLDYCFSSAWHPNRQILATGNQDTTCRLWDIRNLSESVAVLKGRMGAIRAIKFTSDGRFMAMAEPADFVHILDTHCGYVKEQEIDLFGEIAGISFSPDTEALFVGIADRTYGSVLELDKRHRNQYLEAVF; this is encoded by the exons ATGCAAAACTTTTCAGTAATGCATTGGTCTTCTCTACTCAGGAGAGGCAAAGAAGTACTGAACGTAGCGAAACCAGTTGTGCCTACTGAG AAAAGACCTGGGTTGGTGGTTCGTCCACTCTCTAGAGTGCAAATAAGCACTATGGCTGTGAAGGAAAATTTATTGGTTGCTGGGGGATTCCAAGGTGAACTAATCTGCAAG CACATTAATCAACCTGGAGTTGCTTTCTGCTCAAAATTAACAACAGATGACAATGCCATCACAAATGCAGTGGACATTTTCCAAAACCCCGC CGGTTCAATGAGGGTAATGACAGCAAACAATGATGCTCAAGTTAGAGTTTTTGATGTCCAGAATTTCACTTGCCTCAACTGCTTCTCGTTCGATTGGTCCGTGAAT AACACCTCTGTTAGTCCGGATGGTAAACTGGTTGCAGTACTCGGTGATAGCACGGACTGCTTGATTGCTGATGCTCAGTCTGGAAAA GCTGTCGGAAGCCTCAAAGGCCATTTGGACTATTGCTTTTCCTCGGCGTGGCATCCGAACAGACAAATTTTGGCCACCGGGAATCAAGACACCACTTGCAGGTTATGGGACATAAGGAACCTCTCAGAGTCCGTAGCCGTGTTAAAGGGAAGAATGGGAGCAATACGAGCCATAAAGTTCACTTCAGACGGTCGGTTCATGGCCATGGCTGAGCCGGCAGACTTTGTTCACATCCTGGATACCCATTGTGGGTATGTCAAGGAACAAGAGATTGACCTGTTCGGTGAAATCGCCGGAATATCCTTTAGCCCGGACACAGAAGCTCTGTTTGTTGGGATCGCTGATCGGACATATGGTAGCGTGTTGGAGTTGGACAAGAGGCATCGTAACCAGTATCTGGAAGCAGTCTTCTAG
- the LOC103441636 gene encoding uncharacterized WD repeat-containing protein C2A9.03-like isoform X1: MAQFQNDELEYVDGYYDVVDFDDTDAFADNQLPGGHDADSDFDHDDFDESKAKTDTSAMEARNGKDIQGIPWERLNFTRDRYRETRLKQYKNYENLSRPRQDLEKECSPVETGKTFYDFHYNTRIVKSTIVHFQLRNLLWATSKHDVYVMQNFSVMHWSSLLRRGKEVLNVAKPVVPTEKRPGLVVRPLSRVQISTMAVKENLLVAGGFQGELICKHINQPGVAFCSKLTTDDNAITNAVDIFQNPAGSMRVMTANNDAQVRVFDVQNFTCLNCFSFDWSVNNTSVSPDGKLVAVLGDSTDCLIADAQSGKAVGSLKGHLDYCFSSAWHPNRQILATGNQDTTCRLWDIRNLSESVAVLKGRMGAIRAIKFTSDGRFMAMAEPADFVHILDTHCGYVKEQEIDLFGEIAGISFSPDTEALFVGIADRTYGSVLELDKRHRNQYLEAVF, encoded by the exons ATGGCGCAGTTTCAGAACGACGAGCTGGAGTACGTCGACGGCTATTACGATGTCGTCGACTTTGATGACACCGACGCTTTTGCCGATAACCAGCTCCCGGGAGGCCACGATGCCGACTCGGACTTTGACCACGACGACTTCGATGAG AGCAAGGCGAAGACTGACACTTCAGCAATGGAAGCTCGAAATGGGAAGGACATCCAAGGGATTCCGTGGGAGAGGCTTAATTTTACCAGAGATAGGTACCGTGAGACCCGATTGAAGCAGTACAAGAACTACGAGAACCTCTCTCGGCCGCGCCAGGACCTTGAAAAG GAGTGCTCGCCAGTAGAGACGGGGAAGACCTTCTATGACTTTCACTATAATACAAGGATTGTGAAGTCCACAATTGTGCATTTCCAG CTGAGGAATCTGTTATGGGCTACATCAAAGCACGATGTATACGTTATGCAAAACTTTTCAGTAATGCATTGGTCTTCTCTACTCAGGAGAGGCAAAGAAGTACTGAACGTAGCGAAACCAGTTGTGCCTACTGAG AAAAGACCTGGGTTGGTGGTTCGTCCACTCTCTAGAGTGCAAATAAGCACTATGGCTGTGAAGGAAAATTTATTGGTTGCTGGGGGATTCCAAGGTGAACTAATCTGCAAG CACATTAATCAACCTGGAGTTGCTTTCTGCTCAAAATTAACAACAGATGACAATGCCATCACAAATGCAGTGGACATTTTCCAAAACCCCGC CGGTTCAATGAGGGTAATGACAGCAAACAATGATGCTCAAGTTAGAGTTTTTGATGTCCAGAATTTCACTTGCCTCAACTGCTTCTCGTTCGATTGGTCCGTGAAT AACACCTCTGTTAGTCCGGATGGTAAACTGGTTGCAGTACTCGGTGATAGCACGGACTGCTTGATTGCTGATGCTCAGTCTGGAAAA GCTGTCGGAAGCCTCAAAGGCCATTTGGACTATTGCTTTTCCTCGGCGTGGCATCCGAACAGACAAATTTTGGCCACCGGGAATCAAGACACCACTTGCAGGTTATGGGACATAAGGAACCTCTCAGAGTCCGTAGCCGTGTTAAAGGGAAGAATGGGAGCAATACGAGCCATAAAGTTCACTTCAGACGGTCGGTTCATGGCCATGGCTGAGCCGGCAGACTTTGTTCACATCCTGGATACCCATTGTGGGTATGTCAAGGAACAAGAGATTGACCTGTTCGGTGAAATCGCCGGAATATCCTTTAGCCCGGACACAGAAGCTCTGTTTGTTGGGATCGCTGATCGGACATATGGTAGCGTGTTGGAGTTGGACAAGAGGCATCGTAACCAGTATCTGGAAGCAGTCTTCTAG